The following are encoded together in the Fuerstiella sp. genome:
- a CDS encoding phytanoyl-CoA dioxygenase family protein encodes MSIAEADTDQFTAAEAESFKRDGFRICRDLIPGHYLSAIKSLADRDIAGELGDIEYEADVRYPGAPESLDAEGGRTIRRLRQAFSRDPVFCSLVKEPFLLQRLQQLLGNHIIMPLAHHNCIMTKSPQFSSDTGWHQDIRYWSFQNSNLVNVWIAVTEECPENGCLQLLPGTHSQPVDPRRLDEQQFLRVNHPDNQAWLAGAVTAELRPGDVLFFHARSFHSATRNTSSRTKYSTVFTFRELENHPVPGTRSASLPELLLS; translated from the coding sequence ATGTCTATCGCTGAAGCAGATACAGATCAATTCACTGCAGCCGAAGCCGAGTCGTTCAAACGCGACGGATTCCGGATCTGTCGCGATCTCATTCCCGGTCACTACCTGTCGGCTATCAAATCCCTGGCCGATCGCGACATCGCCGGTGAACTGGGAGATATCGAATACGAAGCGGACGTTCGGTATCCGGGAGCTCCTGAGTCCCTGGACGCGGAAGGCGGGCGAACGATCCGTCGACTCAGGCAGGCGTTCAGTCGTGATCCGGTATTTTGTTCACTGGTAAAAGAACCCTTTCTGCTTCAGCGTCTGCAGCAGCTGCTTGGCAATCACATTATTATGCCACTGGCTCATCACAACTGCATTATGACCAAGAGTCCTCAGTTCAGCAGTGATACGGGCTGGCACCAGGACATTCGATACTGGTCGTTTCAAAACTCAAACCTCGTAAATGTCTGGATTGCAGTGACGGAAGAATGTCCCGAAAACGGATGCCTGCAACTGCTCCCGGGCACACACTCTCAGCCCGTGGATCCCCGGCGTCTGGATGAACAGCAGTTTCTCCGGGTGAATCATCCGGACAATCAGGCCTGGCTCGCAGGCGCAGTGACTGCTGAACTGAGACCGGGAGATGTACTGTTTTTCCATGCTCGCAGTTTTCACTCCGCAACTCGAAACACCAGCAGCCGGACGAAGTACTCAACCGTGTTCACCTTTCGCGAACTGGAAAATCACCCTGTCCCCGGTACAAGAAGTGCTTCGTTGCCGGAATTGCTGCTTTCCTGA
- a CDS encoding thiamine pyrophosphate-dependent enzyme: MQHGDHNTVSRIPLRESLSTLAGTRLDSDVVVTNMGASRVWPLIENHRLDFHFNPSTMGGVIPLAMGIALARPQRRVIVVSGDGSLLMSLGSLVSVTAAGCSNLSVILLDNGIYDVTGGQKTAAADAGVRFDMMARSVGFESVSTFDDADSWQNAAAGFLSEKGPGFCWLKVAPALSEDMMTQQEPMNKQIERLRTELEQ, translated from the coding sequence ATGCAGCACGGTGATCACAACACAGTCTCACGAATTCCCCTTCGGGAATCCCTTTCCACACTGGCAGGTACCCGTCTTGATTCCGACGTGGTCGTAACCAATATGGGGGCCTCGCGCGTCTGGCCTTTGATTGAAAACCACCGTCTGGACTTTCATTTCAATCCGTCAACAATGGGTGGCGTCATTCCGCTGGCCATGGGGATCGCACTGGCCCGGCCTCAGCGTCGCGTCATCGTCGTCTCCGGGGACGGGTCACTTCTGATGAGCCTGGGCTCACTGGTATCTGTCACGGCCGCCGGATGCAGCAATTTGTCTGTGATCCTGCTCGACAACGGCATCTATGACGTGACGGGGGGACAAAAGACTGCCGCGGCTGATGCAGGTGTACGTTTCGACATGATGGCCCGGTCCGTCGGTTTCGAATCCGTCTCGACATTTGATGATGCGGATTCCTGGCAAAACGCTGCCGCCGGTTTTCTGTCCGAAAAGGGACCTGGATTCTGCTGGTTGAAAGTCGCGCCTGCCCTGAGTGAAGATATGATGACTCAACAGGAACCAATGAATAAGCAGATCGAACGACTTCGGACAGAACTGGAACAGTAA
- a CDS encoding metallophosphoesterase: protein MRIGCSPLRLSLLLTVCVLFTSANARPDTNDRTLVRFYAMGDVPYAPEEDELLPKQIAEIPTDAEFVVHLGDIKGGGPPCVEAVYQKVSGMLSRSVAPVFIIPGDNEWNDCTDPAQAWIYWNRYFSRFDRRWNHSFPLFRQIEHEENFSFVKNGVLFIGLNVVGGLVHDADEWKQRHAAGLKWVRQNVAEFGNDVTCLVLFGHATPKPKQADFFQPFSVEARAFGKPVLYLHGDGHSWIHDRPFAAKNILRIQVDQGGKAPPLKVTVTDSNTQPFRFNRRNGKPAGAAHSQAE, encoded by the coding sequence ATGAGAATCGGATGTTCACCGCTCCGGCTGTCCCTGTTACTGACCGTCTGTGTCCTTTTTACATCAGCAAACGCACGGCCTGACACAAATGACAGGACACTCGTCCGTTTCTATGCCATGGGAGACGTACCCTATGCGCCGGAAGAAGATGAACTGCTGCCAAAACAGATCGCCGAAATTCCGACAGACGCAGAGTTCGTGGTGCACTTAGGAGATATCAAAGGAGGAGGACCTCCGTGTGTCGAGGCGGTTTACCAAAAAGTTTCCGGCATGCTCAGCAGGTCTGTGGCGCCTGTGTTCATTATCCCTGGCGACAATGAATGGAACGACTGCACTGATCCGGCACAGGCATGGATCTACTGGAACCGGTATTTCAGTCGGTTTGATCGCCGCTGGAACCACAGTTTCCCGCTGTTCCGACAGATTGAACATGAAGAAAACTTTTCGTTTGTAAAAAATGGTGTGCTGTTCATCGGCCTGAACGTCGTCGGCGGTCTCGTTCACGATGCCGATGAATGGAAACAGCGGCACGCAGCCGGGTTGAAGTGGGTCCGGCAGAACGTCGCGGAATTTGGGAATGACGTTACGTGTCTGGTGTTGTTTGGACATGCAACGCCAAAGCCCAAACAAGCCGACTTTTTCCAGCCGTTCAGTGTGGAGGCCAGGGCATTCGGCAAGCCCGTTCTTTATCTTCACGGTGACGGCCATTCCTGGATTCATGACCGGCCTTTTGCTGCAAAGAATATTTTGCGAATCCAGGTGGACCAGGGCGGAAAGGCCCCGCCACTGAAAGTAACCGTTACGGACAGCAATACTCAGCCGTTTCGTTTTAACCGGCGGAACGGAAAACCAGCGGGGGCCGCTCACTCCCAGGCAGAATGA
- a CDS encoding aldose 1-epimerase: MSVIEISDTQSGSRAAIAVESGFNCFRFVPRQGNQELNVIHAEDDFEEGNRPPSHNGIPVLFPFPNRIRSGKYSWDGQDYELPESLVGYDGSGNAIHGFCLDRPWRVEKQTESSVTGVFQISQDAADRASLWPADARLSVQYTVSETTLRSDFTVHNPDVKPLPWGLGTHAYFRLPLGGADAAQCTVFAPVIHSRQLSECLPTGKTVEIPADAALQESPLFSSLKLDDAFSGLHPSTNGSVETRLTDPDSGHQVIQRFSADFQELIAFTPPWTSAICLEPYTCATDAINLVNQGFDAGLRVLEPGDTWTGFIEIEAQF; the protein is encoded by the coding sequence ATGTCCGTCATAGAGATTTCTGACACACAGTCCGGGTCCCGGGCTGCGATTGCAGTTGAGTCGGGATTCAACTGCTTTCGTTTTGTGCCTCGACAGGGCAACCAGGAACTGAACGTCATTCATGCTGAAGACGATTTCGAAGAAGGAAACCGTCCGCCCAGTCACAATGGAATTCCGGTTTTGTTTCCCTTTCCGAATCGTATTCGGTCCGGAAAGTACTCATGGGACGGGCAGGACTACGAACTGCCCGAATCCCTGGTCGGCTACGACGGATCCGGAAACGCGATTCACGGATTCTGTCTGGATCGTCCGTGGCGTGTTGAAAAACAGACAGAATCGTCGGTCACCGGTGTCTTTCAGATTAGCCAGGACGCGGCGGACCGGGCGTCCCTCTGGCCGGCTGACGCCAGGCTGTCAGTTCAGTATACGGTTTCTGAAACAACACTGCGTTCAGATTTCACCGTGCATAATCCCGATGTCAAACCATTACCATGGGGGCTGGGGACTCACGCGTATTTTCGTTTGCCGCTCGGTGGAGCTGATGCAGCACAGTGCACAGTTTTTGCCCCCGTCATTCACTCGCGACAATTGAGTGAATGCCTGCCGACCGGAAAAACGGTGGAGATTCCGGCAGACGCCGCACTTCAGGAATCACCGCTGTTCAGCTCACTTAAACTTGACGACGCGTTTTCCGGCCTGCATCCCTCCACCAATGGAAGTGTGGAGACCCGTCTTACGGATCCAGACTCCGGACATCAGGTCATCCAGCGCTTCTCAGCCGACTTTCAGGAGTTGATCGCATTCACACCTCCGTGGACATCAGCCATTTGTCTGGAACCCTATACATGCGCAACTGACGCCATCAATCTTGTAAATCAGGGGTTTGACGCGGGGTTGCGGGTGCTGGAACCAGGCGATACGTGGACCGGTTTTATTGAGATTGAAGCTCAGTTTTGA
- a CDS encoding DUF5009 domain-containing protein has translation MAPTYKLTKSEPRAGSPTDTVESQRRDLLQSGRLVSLDAYRGFIMIVLAAHGFGFSDFAELPRDAPAWKTADYDTWQTIGFHFRHAKWVAIDNIHGIAFWDLIQPSFMFMVGVAMPFSVLRRSAAGQASWKRLIHALIRSVVLVLLGVFLYSLQHPRTNWIFPNVLAQIGLGYFFVYLLLNRSKRIQLTALALILVGYWSLFYFNPAPEDYDYAAVNADIENGEVFTDQMAPWSKNGNVAFRFDQWLLPQLRTLRGEEISTTEEQAADSNTESLHDVVPESTFLPSLVRQWFFSNPNEYRFNRSGYTTLNFVPSMATMLLGVLCGQLLMCGKSRGYKVSRLLVAGAVCLSLGMAVHLTVCPIIKVIWTPGWTLFSGGCVIWMLAAFYTVFDILPFGKLAWPLQVVGLNSLAVYLMGQLLHNWVGEKVVAIHLSGVLESIFGADAMSDDLFGRIIEPTSVVLVLWLAAVYMYRHRIFVRV, from the coding sequence ATGGCACCAACGTACAAGCTGACAAAATCCGAACCTCGCGCCGGTTCACCGACAGACACGGTAGAGTCTCAGAGGCGGGATCTGCTGCAGTCCGGCCGTCTGGTGTCTCTGGATGCTTATCGCGGGTTCATCATGATCGTCCTGGCGGCCCATGGGTTTGGATTCAGTGACTTCGCGGAATTACCGCGTGATGCCCCTGCATGGAAAACAGCCGACTACGATACCTGGCAGACGATCGGCTTCCACTTTCGACATGCCAAATGGGTTGCGATTGACAACATTCACGGGATTGCGTTCTGGGATCTGATCCAGCCTTCGTTCATGTTTATGGTGGGCGTCGCAATGCCTTTTTCCGTGTTGCGGCGGTCTGCAGCCGGCCAGGCTTCATGGAAACGACTGATTCATGCGTTGATTCGATCTGTTGTTCTGGTGCTGCTGGGAGTCTTTTTGTACTCACTGCAGCATCCTCGCACGAACTGGATTTTTCCTAATGTCCTGGCACAAATTGGCCTGGGGTATTTCTTTGTATACCTGCTTCTGAATCGGTCGAAGAGAATCCAGCTGACCGCACTGGCCCTGATTCTTGTCGGCTACTGGAGTTTGTTCTATTTCAATCCAGCCCCGGAGGACTACGACTATGCGGCCGTGAATGCGGACATTGAAAACGGAGAGGTCTTTACAGATCAAATGGCGCCGTGGTCTAAAAACGGAAATGTGGCATTTCGATTTGATCAGTGGTTGTTGCCGCAACTCAGGACGCTCCGGGGCGAAGAGATATCCACAACAGAAGAACAGGCGGCCGACTCAAATACTGAATCACTTCACGATGTGGTCCCGGAATCAACGTTCCTGCCGAGCCTGGTGCGTCAGTGGTTTTTCAGCAATCCGAATGAATATCGGTTCAATCGCAGCGGTTACACCACACTGAACTTTGTCCCGTCGATGGCCACTATGCTGCTGGGGGTTTTGTGTGGTCAGCTGCTGATGTGCGGAAAAAGCCGCGGCTATAAAGTGAGCCGGCTGCTGGTCGCCGGCGCCGTCTGTCTTTCTCTGGGAATGGCAGTGCATCTGACAGTGTGTCCGATTATCAAAGTTATCTGGACACCTGGCTGGACATTGTTCAGTGGTGGATGCGTTATCTGGATGCTGGCAGCGTTCTACACCGTGTTTGATATCCTGCCGTTCGGCAAGCTGGCCTGGCCACTGCAGGTTGTGGGCCTGAACTCACTGGCCGTGTACCTGATGGGGCAGCTTCTCCACAACTGGGTTGGTGAAAAAGTCGTAGCAATTCATCTGTCCGGTGTTTTGGAATCCATATTCGGTGCAGACGCCATGAGTGACGATCTGTTTGGACGGATTATTGAGCCGACGTCCGTGGTTCTCGTCTTATGGCTGGCAGCGGTCTACATGTACCGGCACCGAATTTTTGTACGTGTGTAG
- a CDS encoding Gfo/Idh/MocA family oxidoreductase, whose protein sequence is MIRIGILGAARIAPGALIDPCADEARAEVHCIAARDRGRAEQFAVEHGIPVVHNDYNDVISDPVIDAVYNPLPISLHHEWTIRALRADKHVLCEKSLSANAREAAEMATVAEDTDRILMEAFHYRYHPVFHRAKEIVDSGMLGQLRSIDAVFHIEITDPEDIRMIYETGGGVTMDIGCYPISWVRHITGEEPIDVTAAAETGAANVDTFLQARFRFPAGIEATVSGDMRPGTEKRMELTVTGDQGTIKVTNPLVPHKGHRIELDVQGHRTAEELDHRTTYAYQLDAFIDAVENGTPLLTGPADAVKQMQLIDRCYEAAGLPLRGLDV, encoded by the coding sequence ATGATACGAATTGGAATTCTGGGCGCCGCCCGAATCGCACCAGGCGCACTCATCGATCCGTGTGCTGATGAAGCACGGGCCGAAGTTCACTGCATCGCCGCGCGAGACAGAGGAAGGGCAGAGCAGTTTGCCGTGGAACACGGCATTCCCGTCGTACACAACGACTACAATGATGTCATCAGCGACCCTGTGATCGATGCCGTCTACAACCCTCTGCCGATCTCATTACATCACGAATGGACGATCAGAGCATTGCGTGCAGACAAACATGTTCTGTGTGAAAAGTCACTGTCCGCCAACGCTCGGGAAGCTGCTGAAATGGCAACCGTTGCGGAAGACACAGACCGGATACTCATGGAAGCATTCCACTATCGCTACCACCCGGTATTCCACCGGGCCAAAGAGATCGTGGATTCCGGTATGCTGGGGCAGTTGCGATCCATTGATGCGGTCTTCCATATTGAAATCACCGATCCGGAAGATATCCGAATGATTTACGAAACGGGTGGCGGCGTTACGATGGATATTGGCTGCTACCCCATATCCTGGGTGCGTCACATTACCGGCGAAGAGCCGATAGACGTTACTGCAGCTGCGGAAACGGGAGCAGCGAACGTCGATACGTTCCTGCAGGCCAGGTTCCGCTTTCCCGCCGGAATTGAGGCCACTGTTTCGGGGGATATGCGTCCAGGCACAGAGAAGCGCATGGAACTGACGGTCACAGGTGATCAGGGAACAATCAAAGTGACCAATCCACTGGTGCCGCACAAAGGACACAGGATTGAACTGGACGTCCAGGGGCACAGGACGGCGGAAGAACTGGATCACCGCACCACGTATGCTTACCAGCTGGACGCATTTATTGATGCGGTCGAAAACGGCACGCCCCTGCTGACCGGACCGGCAGACGCCGTTAAACAGATGCAGCTGATCGATCGCTGCTACGAAGCGGCCGGCCTGCCGCTTCGGGGTCTTGATGTTTGA
- a CDS encoding phospho-sugar mutase, whose translation MDDLAELLDQAVADGKLIADAARNVRDWLDRPCLSSYHPQIHRLITAGDWASLNATFWTEIPFGTGGRRGPMGTLGPATVNDRTIAESAHGMAIYLRNSGCADGGAAVVAHDTRNQSRHFAQLTATTLAAHRLTVFLFDSHRSTPELSFAVRHLNCDIGVMISASHNPPADNGFKAYWKNGGQVTAPHDQGIITEVESAEEIPQLAFDEAVADGRIKIIGETVDVAYISAVAALSQSVSRDISAIYTPLHGVGESSIWKILRHLGFDIDIYEDHRTADGNFPNVPEHLPNPERPEVFAPVTDWVVNRAHPADLILASDPDADRLGVMVRNREGGFTLLSGNQTGALLTDYLLRKRAAAGCLSPDDYVVQTLVTTPLTRAVAETHGAQAVYELLVGFKYIAQVMEERGTEHFVIGTEESIGFLAGGYCRDKDGAVAAMFILELAAELKEQGRTLPDQLDDLYRQHGYHCEGQQSIYCEGAVGKSKIDGLMNTLRENPPTELGSVKLVEMADYDRGTRTEIPSGNPIGDIREPRGNLLIYQSDPAASVRIQIAGRPSGTEPKIKFYFFCQSDLSADSSLEQARRTGDAKLSEVRSALKSWAETKLS comes from the coding sequence ATGGATGATCTCGCAGAACTTTTGGATCAGGCCGTCGCTGACGGCAAACTTATCGCTGATGCCGCCCGCAACGTCCGTGACTGGCTCGACCGGCCATGCCTTTCATCGTATCACCCACAGATTCACCGGTTGATAACTGCCGGTGACTGGGCGTCATTGAATGCAACATTCTGGACCGAAATTCCGTTTGGCACCGGAGGCCGTCGCGGCCCCATGGGAACTCTGGGACCTGCAACAGTCAACGATCGTACGATTGCAGAGTCTGCTCATGGAATGGCGATTTACCTGAGAAATTCCGGATGTGCCGACGGTGGTGCGGCCGTCGTCGCCCATGACACCCGTAATCAGTCTCGCCATTTCGCTCAACTCACTGCCACAACACTGGCAGCCCACAGGCTGACAGTGTTTCTGTTTGATTCTCATCGGAGTACACCGGAACTCTCGTTCGCCGTTCGGCATCTGAACTGTGACATCGGTGTGATGATTTCGGCGTCCCACAATCCCCCTGCTGACAACGGCTTCAAGGCCTACTGGAAAAACGGTGGACAGGTGACTGCGCCACACGACCAGGGAATCATCACCGAAGTGGAATCCGCTGAGGAAATCCCGCAGCTTGCTTTTGATGAAGCCGTTGCCGACGGAAGAATCAAAATCATCGGCGAGACTGTGGACGTCGCGTACATCAGCGCCGTTGCGGCGCTGAGTCAGTCAGTCAGCCGAGACATTTCGGCGATCTACACTCCTCTGCACGGAGTCGGTGAGTCCTCGATCTGGAAAATACTCCGGCACCTGGGATTTGATATCGACATCTATGAAGATCATCGGACGGCTGACGGCAACTTTCCAAATGTGCCCGAGCACCTCCCCAATCCCGAACGGCCCGAAGTGTTTGCCCCGGTAACCGACTGGGTCGTCAACCGTGCCCATCCGGCTGACCTGATACTGGCATCGGATCCGGATGCAGATCGCCTGGGTGTGATGGTGCGCAATCGGGAAGGTGGATTCACCCTGCTGAGCGGCAATCAGACAGGAGCATTGCTGACGGACTATCTTCTGCGCAAACGTGCCGCCGCCGGGTGCCTGAGTCCGGACGACTACGTCGTGCAAACCCTGGTCACAACCCCACTGACACGAGCAGTCGCTGAGACACACGGTGCTCAGGCCGTTTACGAACTGCTGGTTGGTTTCAAATATATCGCGCAGGTCATGGAAGAACGCGGTACGGAACATTTTGTCATCGGTACAGAAGAATCGATTGGTTTTCTGGCCGGCGGATACTGTCGAGACAAAGACGGAGCCGTCGCGGCAATGTTCATTCTGGAACTGGCGGCAGAATTGAAAGAGCAGGGACGAACACTGCCGGACCAGCTGGATGACCTCTATCGGCAGCACGGATACCACTGTGAAGGACAGCAGTCGATTTACTGCGAAGGAGCCGTGGGCAAAAGCAAAATTGACGGCCTGATGAACACCCTGCGAGAAAACCCGCCCACCGAACTGGGATCAGTGAAATTGGTCGAGATGGCTGATTATGACCGCGGAACAAGGACAGAAATTCCATCGGGTAACCCCATCGGTGACATCAGGGAACCTCGCGGCAATCTTCTGATCTATCAATCAGATCCTGCAGCTTCCGTACGAATTCAGATCGCCGGCCGACCATCAGGTACGGAACCAAAAATCAAGTTTTACTTTTTCTGCCAGTCAGATCTTTCCGCAGACTCCAGCCTTGAACAGGCTCGCCGGACCGGGGACGCCAAACTCAGCGAAGTCCGGTCGGCTCTGAAATCATGGGCCGAAACAAAGCTGAGTTAA
- the coaE gene encoding dephospho-CoA kinase (Dephospho-CoA kinase (CoaE) performs the final step in coenzyme A biosynthesis.), producing MSVPIIGILGGIGSGKSSVIRHVTEFQLQIIDADKVGHDLLQDTDILKQLSEIFPASVFDTTGQVIRSGLADRVFGDSPGHRAALAQLQLIVHPGIQAEIKSQIRSVAPDVDAIVLDAAILLESGWADECDHLVYIHTPESTRIQRVTSTRSWTVEEFQRRELVQLPVYIKKQRADFIIDNSGTIDEAAQQMTGILRVLINS from the coding sequence ATGAGCGTGCCGATCATCGGCATTCTGGGCGGAATCGGATCGGGTAAGTCCTCCGTTATTCGTCACGTTACTGAATTCCAGTTACAGATCATCGATGCAGATAAAGTCGGACACGATCTGTTACAGGATACTGACATCCTTAAACAACTCAGTGAAATTTTTCCTGCATCAGTCTTTGATACAACGGGTCAGGTCATTCGGTCCGGACTGGCTGATCGGGTCTTTGGAGATTCACCCGGTCACAGGGCCGCACTGGCTCAACTTCAACTGATTGTCCATCCCGGAATCCAGGCAGAAATCAAATCACAGATCCGCTCGGTTGCACCCGATGTTGATGCCATCGTTCTGGATGCTGCGATTTTGCTGGAGTCGGGATGGGCTGACGAATGTGATCACCTTGTTTACATCCACACTCCGGAGTCAACCCGTATTCAGCGTGTTACGTCGACTCGCAGCTGGACCGTTGAAGAGTTCCAGCGTCGTGAGTTGGTTCAGTTGCCCGTGTATATCAAGAAACAACGAGCAGATTTCATCATTGACAATTCGGGGACAATCGATGAAGCCGCTCAGCAAATGACAGGAATTCTTCGTGTTCTGATCAATTCGTGA
- the rho gene encoding transcription termination factor Rho has translation MSMTDLLEIAERENLREISGLKKQDLVFRILKERTQSSGLMFGEGTLEILPDGFGFLRSPDYHYLPCPDDIYVSPSQIRRFGLRTGATVAGQIRPPKENERYFALLRVEAINGEDPALLTAKISFDDLTPLHPDRRLRIAEDSESVSTRVVDLVAPIGMGQRGLIVSPPRAGKTILLQQLALAVQQNHSDAYVIVLLIDERPEEVTDMEQRLKGTNCEVVSSTFDEPTSRHIQVSEMVIEKARRMVEYGRDVIIFLDSITRLARAWNTEIPNSGKTLSGGVDATALQHPKRFFGAARNIQEGGSLTIVATALVDTGSRMDEVIFEEFKGTGNTELHLDRRLVEKRIWPAIDINRSGTRREELLMNDDELQKIWLLRRVLNDMSPLEAMEMLTGRLRRTKSNAEFLLTMNID, from the coding sequence ATGTCGATGACGGACCTGTTGGAGATTGCGGAACGTGAAAATCTCAGAGAAATCAGCGGGCTCAAAAAACAGGATTTGGTTTTTCGAATTCTGAAAGAACGTACACAGAGCAGTGGGCTGATGTTCGGTGAAGGGACACTGGAGATCCTGCCGGACGGCTTTGGTTTTCTGAGAAGTCCGGACTATCACTATTTGCCCTGTCCGGATGACATATACGTCAGCCCCAGTCAGATTCGTCGGTTTGGTCTGCGCACCGGAGCGACGGTTGCCGGTCAGATTCGTCCACCCAAGGAAAATGAACGCTACTTTGCGCTGCTGCGGGTTGAGGCGATTAACGGAGAAGATCCGGCACTGCTCACTGCCAAGATTTCATTCGATGATCTCACTCCGCTGCATCCTGACCGGCGGTTGAGAATTGCAGAGGATTCGGAATCAGTCAGTACACGTGTTGTGGATCTGGTCGCGCCCATTGGAATGGGGCAGCGAGGCCTGATTGTTTCTCCCCCACGTGCCGGTAAAACGATACTGCTTCAGCAGTTGGCCCTGGCTGTTCAGCAGAATCATTCAGATGCCTACGTGATCGTGCTGTTGATTGATGAACGTCCCGAGGAAGTTACCGACATGGAACAGCGTCTCAAGGGGACGAACTGTGAAGTTGTCAGCAGCACTTTTGATGAACCGACGTCCCGACACATCCAGGTGTCGGAAATGGTGATTGAAAAAGCCAGACGGATGGTGGAATATGGTCGGGATGTGATCATCTTTCTGGATTCCATTACACGGTTGGCGCGTGCCTGGAATACAGAGATTCCAAATTCCGGCAAGACGCTTTCAGGTGGTGTCGATGCAACTGCACTGCAGCACCCGAAACGATTCTTTGGAGCCGCCAGGAACATTCAGGAAGGCGGAAGTCTGACAATCGTTGCGACGGCTCTGGTCGATACAGGCAGTCGTATGGATGAAGTCATTTTTGAAGAATTTAAAGGAACCGGGAATACAGAACTGCATCTCGATCGTCGCCTGGTAGAAAAACGGATCTGGCCCGCAATTGATATCAACCGATCCGGCACTCGTCGGGAGGAACTGCTGATGAACGACGATGAACTCCAGAAGATATGGCTGCTTCGTCGTGTGCTCAATGACATGAGCCCGCTGGAAGCGATGGAGATGCTGACCGGTCGACTCAGACGGACGAAGTCTAATGCGGAGTTTCTGCTGACGATGAATATCGACTAG
- the ribH gene encoding 6,7-dimethyl-8-ribityllumazine synthase, whose translation MTNIIQGQLTAAGEQFAVVVSRFNELITRRLTAGAVETIVRMGGDADAIDVYTVPGSFEIPLMASRVAGSKKYSAVICLGAVIQGETSHHEYINSQVAAGLMSVMQATGIPVTFGVITCDSLDQALDRAGGKIGNKGEEAAAAAVEMISLLKQIDG comes from the coding sequence ATGACAAACATCATTCAGGGACAACTGACAGCGGCCGGTGAACAATTTGCTGTGGTGGTTTCCAGATTCAATGAACTGATTACTCGGCGTTTAACGGCCGGTGCAGTCGAAACCATTGTTCGTATGGGTGGTGACGCCGATGCAATAGACGTATACACAGTACCTGGATCTTTCGAAATTCCACTGATGGCTTCGCGGGTAGCGGGCTCAAAAAAATACTCTGCCGTGATCTGCCTGGGAGCCGTCATTCAGGGGGAGACGTCTCATCATGAGTACATCAACAGCCAGGTTGCGGCGGGATTGATGTCTGTGATGCAGGCAACCGGAATTCCCGTGACTTTTGGCGTGATCACCTGTGATTCGCTGGATCAGGCTCTGGATCGCGCGGGGGGGAAGATTGGTAACAAGGGAGAAGAAGCAGCCGCTGCGGCTGTGGAAATGATCAGTTTACTCAAGCAGATCGACGGCTGA